The proteins below are encoded in one region of Streptomyces marianii:
- a CDS encoding IS5 family transposase, whose product MESNEPSPACDCLAHRFGNAADGPDRVPCYGSDLTEAEWQVIRPLLPVPAWLQGRGGRPEGYCHRVMLDAVRYVVDNGVKWVNLPCDFPPYRRVHAFARRWQVTGLLTELHDRLRDKVRQKEGRSSDPTAAIVDSQSLRAATNIPRSTSGWDGGKKVGGRKRHLVVDCLGLVLAVAVTAASVQDRDAAVPLLERLRTMYFSIRLVWADGGYAGRLVGWEAEKLQLTLEIVKRTDDTSGFVVLPRRWVVERTLSWLMRSRRLVRDYETLPAMHEAIVLWSMTMLMGSRLAGRRPGAFSRPTPRAR is encoded by the coding sequence GTGGAGTCCAACGAGCCATCTCCGGCGTGTGACTGTCTCGCGCACAGGTTCGGCAACGCGGCGGACGGACCGGACCGCGTCCCGTGTTACGGCTCCGACCTGACGGAGGCGGAATGGCAGGTCATCCGGCCGCTGCTGCCGGTCCCCGCGTGGCTTCAGGGGCGGGGCGGCAGGCCGGAGGGCTATTGCCACCGCGTCATGCTTGATGCGGTCCGCTATGTCGTCGACAACGGCGTCAAGTGGGTCAACCTGCCCTGTGACTTCCCGCCGTACCGACGAGTGCACGCGTTCGCCCGACGCTGGCAGGTGACGGGCCTGCTCACCGAGCTCCACGACCGGCTGCGCGACAAGGTCCGCCAGAAGGAAGGCCGTTCGTCGGACCCGACGGCCGCCATCGTGGACTCGCAGTCACTGCGGGCGGCGACGAACATCCCGCGCTCGACGTCCGGGTGGGACGGCGGGAAGAAGGTGGGCGGCCGCAAGCGGCACCTGGTCGTGGACTGCCTCGGCCTGGTCCTGGCCGTTGCGGTGACCGCGGCAAGCGTGCAGGACCGCGACGCCGCCGTCCCGCTGCTCGAGCGGCTGCGCACCATGTACTTCTCCATCCGCCTCGTCTGGGCGGACGGCGGTTATGCGGGTCGGCTCGTCGGCTGGGAAGCCGAGAAACTCCAGCTCACCCTTGAGATCGTCAAACGCACCGACGACACCAGCGGGTTCGTGGTGCTGCCGCGCAGGTGGGTCGTGGAGCGCACCCTGAGCTGGCTGATGCGCTCGCGCCGCCTGGTGCGTGACTACGAGACACTGCCCGCCATGCACGAGGCCATAGTGCTGTGGTCCATGACCATGCTCATGGGCAGCCGCCTGGCCGGGCGCCGGCCAGGCGCCTTCAGCCGGCCGACGCCGCGAGCGAGGTGA
- a CDS encoding MFS transporter has protein sequence MTRQPGPRRTHAATESDGDRQPDAESTGAAGEHEVVRSRTAHRASLAVLVTTQLYVMLSGTVVNITLPVMGADLHLSPADLSRVVSAYILAVAALLLPAGRAADRFGRRRLLLIGLAVSAIASCLVAAAGDGVSLIAARVLQGAGIALVQSSLLALFLLRAPAGDRAKPLGLWSMATLTGGGAGILFSGLLTEVVGWRGVFFASAAFAALLAPLCAVTAPSDQGTRGTMSRRDLPTFVVLASGLTLLAVGTAEAGHMGVSRPGALVPIGAGLAGLLLLITLERRRANPLIPLRIIAGPRVGAAQLGVAVLGMTATGFFFFLSLYQQQVLGDSPGVAALWQIPLAVASGVGSVYAVRLGRRFGSGTALAFGQVSLAVGLVWMGRLKGENGFGDEALLPSLLVGAGLGVALVHMVNAATAGADRQDAGLASGLTSTVKKCGGVFGLTLLSSLAVSESQRADLTMSRVQALQEGYAAAFTTLGTLVAATALLIPLAPLLGRIMPRRSRPRTTGDDNAPSRT, from the coding sequence ATGACGCGACAGCCAGGCCCCCGTCGTACCCATGCGGCGACTGAGTCGGATGGCGACCGTCAGCCCGATGCGGAATCGACCGGTGCGGCCGGGGAGCATGAGGTGGTTCGTAGCCGGACCGCGCATCGCGCTTCGCTCGCGGTACTGGTCACGACCCAGTTGTACGTGATGCTCAGTGGCACGGTTGTCAACATCACGCTGCCCGTCATGGGGGCTGACCTGCATCTGTCTCCCGCCGATCTGTCGCGGGTGGTCAGCGCCTACATCCTGGCCGTTGCGGCGCTCCTGCTGCCGGCCGGCCGGGCCGCCGATCGCTTCGGTCGACGACGCCTGCTACTGATCGGCCTCGCGGTGTCCGCGATCGCCTCCTGCCTAGTCGCCGCCGCCGGCGACGGCGTATCGCTGATCGCCGCGCGGGTGCTCCAGGGGGCCGGGATCGCCCTGGTGCAGTCTTCCCTGCTTGCCCTGTTCCTCTTGCGCGCCCCGGCGGGCGACCGTGCCAAGCCCCTCGGCCTGTGGAGCATGGCGACCTTGACCGGAGGCGGCGCCGGAATCCTGTTCAGCGGACTACTGACCGAAGTCGTCGGATGGCGGGGGGTATTCTTCGCCTCGGCTGCGTTCGCGGCACTACTGGCACCACTCTGTGCTGTCACAGCCCCGTCCGATCAGGGAACCCGCGGCACCATGTCCCGACGTGACCTGCCGACCTTCGTCGTGCTTGCGTCCGGGTTGACCCTACTGGCCGTTGGCACGGCCGAGGCCGGGCACATGGGTGTGTCACGCCCCGGAGCCCTGGTCCCGATCGGCGCGGGACTCGCCGGTCTCCTACTGCTGATCACACTCGAGCGGCGCCGGGCGAACCCTCTGATTCCCCTGCGGATCATTGCCGGCCCCCGGGTGGGTGCGGCCCAACTCGGTGTGGCGGTTCTAGGGATGACAGCCACCGGGTTCTTCTTCTTCCTGTCCCTCTACCAGCAGCAGGTCCTCGGTGACAGTCCCGGCGTGGCCGCGCTGTGGCAGATCCCCCTCGCGGTGGCGTCCGGTGTGGGATCCGTCTATGCCGTCCGCCTGGGCCGTCGATTCGGATCCGGCACAGCCCTGGCCTTCGGCCAGGTGTCGCTGGCCGTCGGCCTGGTGTGGATGGGACGGCTGAAGGGGGAGAACGGCTTCGGGGACGAGGCCCTGTTGCCATCGCTGCTGGTCGGTGCCGGTTTGGGAGTGGCGCTCGTCCACATGGTCAATGCCGCCACCGCGGGTGCTGACCGGCAGGACGCAGGTCTGGCGAGCGGACTGACCAGCACCGTGAAGAAATGCGGTGGCGTCTTCGGCCTCACCCTGCTCAGCAGCCTGGCAGTGTCCGAGAGCCAACGGGCCGACCTCACCATGTCCCGCGTACAGGCCCTCCAGGAAGGGTACGCCGCGGCCTTCACGACGCTGGGCACGCTTGTCGCCGCGACAGCGCTCCTGATCCCACTGGCCCCGTTGCTCGGTCGGATCATGCCTCGACGGTCCCGCCCCCGGACAACGGGTGACGACAACGCCCCGTCCCGCACCTGA
- a CDS encoding AAA family ATPase translates to MIVWVNGAFGSGKSTLVEELRPRRPEALVYDPEMVGYVLREIVDVPTGDSQDLRLWRRQVAELAVGLVEEYRRPVLVPMTLVNPGYAEEIFGALKDAELAVHHFFLKVSEEVLVKRIDGRSFTPDDPAQDERVREWCKSKIESCLAAVDALPHDTVFLDGELSSQELADDVLARVGAVPGR, encoded by the coding sequence GTGATCGTCTGGGTGAACGGCGCGTTCGGCAGCGGGAAGAGCACGCTGGTGGAAGAGCTACGTCCGCGCCGGCCGGAGGCGCTGGTCTATGACCCGGAGATGGTCGGCTATGTGCTGCGCGAGATCGTGGACGTCCCGACTGGCGATTCTCAGGATCTGCGGCTGTGGAGGCGGCAGGTCGCGGAGCTGGCCGTGGGGCTCGTCGAGGAATATCGGCGGCCCGTCCTGGTGCCCATGACGCTGGTCAACCCCGGCTATGCCGAGGAGATCTTCGGTGCGTTGAAGGACGCGGAGCTCGCTGTTCACCACTTCTTCCTCAAGGTCTCCGAGGAGGTACTGGTGAAGCGGATCGACGGGCGGAGCTTCACGCCGGATGACCCCGCGCAGGACGAACGGGTCCGCGAGTGGTGCAAGTCCAAGATCGAGTCGTGTTTGGCCGCAGTGGACGCGCTGCCCCATGACACCGTGTTCCTGGACGGCGAGCTGAGCTCGCAGGAGTTGGCCGACGACGTGCTGGCCCGCGTCGGCGCGGTCCCGGGCCGGTAG
- the ltrA gene encoding group II intron reverse transcriptase/maturase — protein MDVLRRAWAGVCENRGAPGVDGVSVDAVAASGVDAFLQDLAEQLRTYTYRPSVLRRVKIPKPGRPGEFRPLSIPTVADRVVMTAAKLVLEPVFEAGFTEASYGFRPKRSAIDACEGVRLSVNQGREWVFEADIRDCFGTIDHEALMAQVARRVVDRPMLKLIRAWLRMGVLEGGVTSPTGAGTPQGSPVSPLLANIALHVLDEAWQDEGRRLGVLVRYCDDFVVLSPTSQRAEQARELAARVLDRLGMRLHPEKSGITCLSRGGRGFDFLGFHHRKVESWRWRGKFYLQRWPSVRAMRVLRDKVRAATGRSKIERPVAAVVADLNPVLRGWGAYFRNGNSGRKFNAVDGYVHERLAILASRKHGLRGRNWTTRFTYGWITRLGVYRLTGTVRRATAHASR, from the coding sequence ATGGACGTTCTTCGGCGGGCGTGGGCCGGTGTGTGTGAGAACCGGGGAGCCCCCGGCGTCGACGGCGTGAGTGTCGACGCGGTGGCGGCCTCGGGGGTGGACGCGTTCCTCCAGGACCTGGCGGAGCAACTGCGGACGTATACGTATCGTCCGTCGGTGCTTCGGCGGGTAAAGATTCCCAAGCCGGGGCGGCCGGGGGAGTTCCGGCCGCTGTCGATTCCCACCGTGGCGGACCGGGTGGTGATGACGGCCGCGAAGCTGGTTCTCGAACCGGTCTTCGAGGCCGGGTTCACCGAGGCGAGCTACGGATTTAGGCCCAAACGGTCCGCGATCGACGCGTGCGAAGGCGTGCGCCTGTCTGTGAACCAGGGCCGGGAGTGGGTCTTCGAGGCCGATATCCGTGACTGTTTCGGCACGATCGACCACGAAGCGCTGATGGCCCAGGTGGCCCGGCGTGTGGTGGACCGGCCGATGCTGAAGCTGATCCGGGCCTGGCTTCGGATGGGAGTGCTGGAGGGCGGGGTGACCTCTCCGACCGGGGCGGGAACCCCACAGGGCTCACCGGTATCACCTCTGCTGGCGAACATCGCCCTGCATGTCCTCGATGAGGCGTGGCAGGACGAGGGCCGCCGGCTGGGAGTGCTGGTGAGGTACTGCGATGACTTCGTGGTCTTGTCGCCGACCAGCCAACGGGCCGAACAGGCACGGGAGCTGGCAGCGAGGGTGCTGGACCGGCTCGGGATGCGGCTGCATCCCGAAAAGTCCGGGATCACCTGCCTCAGCAGGGGCGGGCGAGGCTTCGACTTCCTCGGCTTCCACCACCGGAAAGTGGAGTCGTGGAGATGGCGGGGCAAGTTCTATTTGCAGCGCTGGCCCTCGGTCAGAGCGATGCGGGTGCTGCGGGACAAAGTCCGCGCGGCCACCGGACGCTCCAAGATCGAACGGCCGGTGGCCGCCGTGGTCGCCGATCTCAACCCCGTGCTGCGGGGCTGGGGTGCGTACTTCCGCAACGGGAACTCCGGGCGGAAGTTCAACGCGGTCGACGGCTACGTTCACGAACGGCTGGCCATCCTCGCCAGCCGGAAACACGGACTGCGAGGCCGGAACTGGACCACCCGATTCACCTACGGGTGGATCACCCGGCTCGGGGTCTACCGCCTCACCGGAACCGTACGCAGGGCGACAGCGCATGCCAGTCGGTGA
- a CDS encoding NF041680 family putative transposase, which yields MSLSVDAPAGQALDVLSRFRVEFYESLYARADVLFELTDAVLCTDGPVKTLVELSLAHEMRRGHGALYAALDKGWCEPARMRRALADLPLPRVTDGRIALAVDVSNWLRPDANTSPDRLFCHVHGRRADRSCDQLIPGWPYSFVAALESGRTSWCALLDAIRLGPAGDATTVTATQLREVVTRIITAGHWHDGDPDMLIVMDAGYDSAYLSHALADLPVVLVGRLRSDRVMLRDAGPARSGPRGGRPRKHGGVLTFAKPESWHAPEVTTVTDTTRYGKAEAMAWDRMHPRLTHRGPWLEHAAEELPLLHGTLIRLAVERLPGEAAPKPVWLWCSATDAAPPTVDLWWRTFLRRFDIEHTFRMIKQTLGWTAPRVRHPATADLWTWLIIAAHTQLRLARPLTEDLRRPWERPVKTERLSPARVRRGFRNLHRKAARPAAAPKPGKPGPGRPPGSRNQHKARIQDVGKTVKRAETIKEHQQQRG from the coding sequence ATGAGTCTGTCTGTCGATGCGCCCGCAGGCCAGGCATTGGACGTGTTGTCCCGCTTTCGGGTCGAGTTCTACGAGAGCCTGTACGCCCGCGCGGACGTGCTCTTCGAGCTGACCGACGCGGTGCTGTGCACCGATGGGCCGGTCAAGACGCTGGTCGAGCTTTCCCTCGCGCATGAGATGCGGCGCGGGCACGGCGCCCTGTACGCGGCTCTGGACAAGGGCTGGTGCGAACCGGCCCGTATGCGCCGGGCGCTGGCCGACCTCCCGCTGCCCCGCGTCACCGACGGCCGCATCGCGTTGGCGGTGGACGTCTCCAACTGGCTGCGCCCGGACGCGAACACCAGCCCCGACCGGCTCTTCTGCCACGTCCACGGCCGCCGAGCCGACCGCAGCTGCGACCAGCTGATCCCGGGCTGGCCCTACTCCTTCGTCGCGGCCCTCGAATCGGGCCGCACCTCCTGGTGCGCCCTGCTGGACGCCATCCGCCTGGGGCCGGCCGGCGACGCCACCACCGTCACTGCCACCCAGTTGCGTGAAGTCGTCACCCGCATCATCACTGCAGGCCACTGGCACGACGGCGACCCCGACATGCTGATTGTGATGGACGCCGGCTACGACAGCGCCTACCTCTCCCATGCCTTGGCCGACCTGCCCGTGGTCCTGGTCGGGCGCCTGCGCTCGGACCGCGTCATGCTCCGCGACGCAGGCCCTGCCCGCTCCGGCCCTCGGGGCGGGCGGCCGCGCAAGCACGGCGGCGTGCTGACCTTCGCCAAGCCGGAGTCCTGGCACGCCCCCGAGGTCACCACGGTGACAGACACCACCCGCTACGGGAAGGCGGAGGCGATGGCCTGGGACCGCATGCACCCCCGCCTTACCCACCGTGGACCCTGGCTGGAGCACGCCGCAGAAGAACTCCCGCTGCTGCACGGCACGTTGATCCGACTCGCTGTGGAACGACTGCCCGGCGAGGCCGCCCCCAAGCCGGTGTGGCTGTGGTGCTCGGCCACCGACGCCGCCCCGCCCACCGTGGACCTGTGGTGGCGCACGTTCCTACGCAGGTTCGACATCGAACACACCTTCAGAATGATCAAGCAGACGCTCGGCTGGACCGCACCACGCGTCCGTCATCCCGCCACGGCCGACCTGTGGACCTGGCTGATCATCGCCGCGCACACCCAGCTCCGACTCGCCCGCCCCCTCACCGAGGACCTACGCCGCCCCTGGGAACGCCCCGTGAAGACCGAACGGCTGTCCCCGGCCCGTGTCCGGCGAGGGTTTCGCAACCTCCACCGGAAGGCGGCCCGTCCCGCAGCCGCACCGAAACCGGGCAAGCCCGGCCCCGGACGCCCGCCCGGAAGCCGCAACCAACACAAGGCCCGCATCCAGGACGTCGGCAAGACCGTCAAACGCGCCGAAACGATCAAGGAACACCAACAACAGCGAGGTTAA
- a CDS encoding IS5 family transposase encodes MTDAEWAAVRPLLPVPAWLKGRGGQPEGYCHRQLLDAIRYLVAGGISWRAMPADFPDWGRVYAFFRRWREHGLITEFHDRLRGRVREREGREAEPTTGIIDAQSVKAAASVPSVSRGYDGGKKVGGRKRHIVTDCLGLLLVVAVTAANIGDRDAATGLLTRLRRLHRDICLVWADGGYTGGLVDWCRDKLALTLEIVKRTDDMTGFVVLPRRWVAERTFAWLMHSRRLARDYETLPASSEAMIRWSMVTRMSRRLARPQAAGRH; translated from the coding sequence ATGACGGACGCGGAATGGGCGGCCGTCCGGCCTTTGCTGCCGGTGCCGGCCTGGCTGAAGGGCCGGGGCGGGCAGCCCGAGGGCTACTGCCACCGCCAGCTGCTGGACGCGATCCGCTACCTGGTCGCGGGCGGGATCTCCTGGCGGGCGATGCCCGCGGACTTCCCCGACTGGGGCCGGGTCTACGCCTTCTTCCGCCGCTGGCGCGAGCACGGGCTGATCACGGAGTTCCACGACCGGCTGCGCGGACGGGTGCGTGAGCGGGAGGGCCGTGAGGCGGAGCCGACGACCGGGATCATCGATGCGCAGTCGGTGAAGGCCGCGGCCTCGGTGCCGTCCGTCTCACGCGGCTACGACGGCGGGAAGAAGGTGGGCGGCCGCAAGCGGCACATCGTGACCGACTGCCTCGGCCTGCTCCTGGTCGTCGCGGTGACTGCCGCGAACATCGGCGACCGGGATGCTGCGACGGGCCTGCTGACCCGGCTGCGCCGCCTGCACCGTGACATCTGCCTGGTCTGGGCCGACGGCGGCTACACCGGCGGCCTCGTCGACTGGTGCCGGGACAAACTCGCCCTGACTTTGGAGATCGTCAAGCGCACCGACGACATGACGGGATTCGTGGTGCTGCCCAGGCGCTGGGTGGCAGAACGCACGTTCGCGTGGCTGATGCATTCGCGCCGACTGGCCCGGGACTACGAGACGTTGCCGGCCAGCAGCGAGGCGATGATCCGGTGGTCGATGGTCACGCGGATGAGCCGTCGCCTGGCACGGCCACAGGCCGCCGGCCGGCACTGA
- a CDS encoding ISAs1 family transposase, with translation MLEKLGPLDADRIADLCPYLASVPDPRSRRGRWYSLVSILLVCACAAVSGAKSLDEIAEFAERATNTLLATLRIRRHLLGWRRSPKPVTIGRVLMAVDGDALDQAVGAYLADQHRKSACADASAARPRRVIAVDGKALKGSAHLAAPRRHLLAAVTHHPVATLAQVEVGAKTNETRHFKPLLAPLHLADAVVTFDALHSVKANITWLVETKKAHYIAVIKTNQPTAYAQLAALPWTSITVQHTASATAHGRRESRSIKTCSIADSLGGIAFPHARLAIRVHRRRKPTGKPESRESVYAVTSLDIHQTSPAGLATAIRGHWGIENSSHYIRDVTFAEDASTVHTGNAPRAMATFRNLAIGTLKILGADNIAKTTRAIRHEPERALAILGITNNPDTHGT, from the coding sequence GTGCTGGAGAAGCTGGGTCCGCTGGATGCGGACCGGATCGCTGACCTGTGCCCCTACCTCGCATCGGTGCCCGATCCGCGTTCTCGCCGGGGCCGCTGGTACTCCCTGGTGTCGATCCTGCTGGTGTGTGCCTGCGCGGCCGTGTCAGGTGCGAAGAGCCTGGACGAGATCGCCGAGTTCGCCGAGCGGGCCACGAACACCCTGCTGGCGACCCTGAGGATCCGCCGTCACCTGCTCGGCTGGCGGCGCAGCCCCAAGCCGGTCACCATCGGACGCGTCCTCATGGCGGTCGACGGCGATGCTTTGGACCAGGCCGTGGGCGCCTACCTCGCTGACCAGCACCGCAAGTCCGCGTGCGCGGATGCGTCAGCGGCCCGACCGCGGCGGGTCATCGCCGTGGACGGCAAGGCGCTGAAGGGCTCGGCCCACCTGGCCGCGCCGCGCCGGCACCTGCTCGCGGCGGTCACGCATCACCCCGTCGCCACGCTCGCACAGGTCGAGGTCGGCGCGAAGACCAACGAGACGCGGCACTTCAAGCCCCTGCTGGCACCACTCCACCTCGCTGACGCCGTGGTCACCTTCGACGCCCTGCACTCGGTGAAGGCCAACATCACCTGGCTGGTCGAGACGAAGAAGGCACACTACATCGCGGTCATCAAGACCAACCAGCCCACCGCGTACGCCCAGCTCGCCGCTCTGCCCTGGACATCGATCACCGTCCAGCACACCGCCTCCGCCACCGCCCACGGACGGCGCGAGTCCCGGTCGATCAAGACCTGTTCCATCGCCGACAGCCTCGGCGGGATCGCCTTCCCCCACGCCCGCCTCGCCATCCGCGTCCACCGCCGCCGCAAGCCCACCGGCAAGCCCGAGAGTCGCGAGAGCGTCTACGCCGTCACCAGCCTGGATATCCACCAGACCAGCCCCGCCGGCCTCGCCACCGCCATCCGCGGGCACTGGGGAATCGAGAATTCCTCCCACTACATCCGAGATGTCACCTTCGCCGAGGACGCCTCGACCGTCCACACCGGCAACGCGCCCCGCGCCATGGCTACCTTCCGCAACCTCGCCATTGGCACCCTGAAGATCCTCGGAGCCGACAACATCGCCAAGACCACCCGCGCCATCCGCCACGAACCCGAACGAGCACTCGCCATCCTGGGCATCACCAACAACCCCGACACTCACGGAACTTGA
- a CDS encoding molybdenum cofactor biosynthesis protein MoaE translates to MGTDVQVLYFGVLREMYVQAREERFSLAAGATVADLVEQIGARHPRFVPIRDRIKIAVNEEFALDGQVLNVGDTVALIPPIAGGSDRYCVVTDEPLRIDPLVDAVSGPGQGALVVFVGAVRDEHDGHEVTELHYEAYPAMALRALNSIIDRCEQSAPGVRVAVSHRTGALQIGDAAVVLAASAPHRSEAFTAARRCIELLKEEVPIWKKEFSSDGATWLGLRP, encoded by the coding sequence ATGGGAACCGACGTCCAGGTCCTGTACTTCGGGGTTCTGCGTGAGATGTACGTCCAGGCTCGTGAGGAGCGCTTCTCCCTGGCAGCAGGTGCCACCGTGGCCGATTTGGTGGAGCAGATCGGGGCCCGCCACCCGCGGTTCGTCCCGATCCGGGACCGGATCAAGATCGCAGTGAATGAGGAGTTCGCGCTTGACGGGCAGGTCCTGAACGTCGGTGACACCGTGGCGTTGATCCCTCCGATCGCCGGCGGATCGGACCGCTACTGCGTGGTGACGGACGAGCCGCTGCGGATCGACCCCCTGGTCGATGCGGTATCCGGCCCTGGGCAGGGGGCGCTGGTGGTCTTCGTCGGTGCGGTCCGCGACGAGCATGACGGCCACGAGGTCACCGAGCTGCACTACGAGGCATACCCGGCCATGGCCCTGCGGGCGCTGAATTCCATCATCGACCGCTGCGAGCAGTCGGCTCCGGGAGTAAGGGTCGCCGTCTCCCATCGCACCGGGGCTTTGCAGATCGGCGACGCGGCAGTGGTGCTCGCCGCATCCGCTCCACACCGCTCGGAGGCCTTCACCGCCGCACGGAGGTGTATCGAACTACTCAAGGAGGAAGTACCGATCTGGAAGAAGGAGTTCTCGTCGGACGGCGCCACATGGTTGGGACTGCGCCCCTGA
- the moaC gene encoding cyclic pyranopterin monophosphate synthase MoaC, which translates to MTANRSCTDDHLSPVNHSACQGGVGVLDTAGAERRLGQVPGWELREGRLTRTFHCSTFRESMAFVQAIADIAEELNHHPNLSLEDKREVRVVLWTHKLGGLTVLDFDLAAGIDAAYLPASSGTSASENPHPLTHLDARGAARMVDVSDKAVTAREAVASTAVVMAPATLSLITSGAAAKGDVLATARLAGITAAKRTGDLIPLCHPLSLDAVRVDLSATAPDRLLITARAKTSGRTGVEMEALTAVAVAGLTVIDMCKAVDRSMQVTGIRLEEKRGGRSGHWRRTTADQDGHVEANAAGSKEG; encoded by the coding sequence GTGACCGCGAATCGGTCCTGTACCGACGACCACTTGTCGCCAGTCAACCATAGCGCCTGCCAGGGCGGTGTCGGTGTCCTGGACACAGCCGGAGCGGAGCGGCGCCTTGGCCAGGTCCCGGGGTGGGAGCTCCGAGAGGGGCGCCTCACCCGGACCTTTCATTGCTCGACGTTCCGCGAGTCGATGGCGTTCGTCCAGGCCATCGCCGACATAGCGGAGGAACTCAACCACCACCCGAACCTGTCCTTGGAGGACAAGCGCGAGGTGAGGGTGGTGCTGTGGACGCACAAGCTCGGCGGGTTGACGGTGCTGGACTTCGATCTCGCAGCAGGCATCGACGCCGCATACCTCCCTGCGAGCAGCGGCACGAGTGCCTCAGAGAATCCGCATCCCCTGACGCACCTGGATGCCCGGGGTGCGGCCCGGATGGTCGATGTGTCGGACAAGGCGGTGACCGCGCGTGAGGCTGTCGCGTCCACTGCGGTGGTCATGGCCCCGGCCACCCTGTCCTTGATAACCAGCGGGGCCGCAGCCAAAGGCGATGTGTTGGCTACGGCGCGGCTGGCGGGGATCACGGCCGCCAAGCGGACGGGAGACCTGATCCCCCTGTGCCATCCCCTGAGCCTGGATGCGGTCCGGGTGGACCTCAGTGCCACGGCGCCGGACCGGCTGCTGATCACGGCGAGGGCGAAGACGTCCGGACGCACCGGTGTCGAGATGGAGGCGTTGACGGCCGTCGCGGTCGCGGGCCTGACCGTGATCGACATGTGCAAGGCCGTCGACCGAAGCATGCAGGTCACCGGCATCCGCCTGGAGGAGAAGAGGGGCGGGCGCTCCGGACACTGGCGCCGCACGACAGCCGACCAAGACGGCCACGTGGAGGCGAACGCGGCCGGGAGCAAGGAGGGATGA
- the moaA gene encoding GTP 3',8-cyclase MoaA, with translation MTDSIAARPRDLFDRPLGDLRVSVIDQCNLRCQYCMPEEHYTWLPRRDLLTISEIGRLADVFVSLGVTKLRLTGGEPLIRPELPEIVRDLASRRDRGLRDLAITTNGVLLAKRARALKEAGLRRVTVSLDTLRPERFEALSRRSSHGAVLAGIRAVPEAGFTGTKIDTVVMRGFNEDELADLIEYARSVPAEVRFIEYMDVGGATGWSSSKVVSRLEILQRLTQHYAGPPIPLDEGGPAPADRYALPDGTVFGVISSTTQPFCRTCNRSRLTADGILLTCLYSLDGLNLREPLRGGASNEELRELVAEVWRARADRGAENRLAQRERGAFISLDSLRRDPHLEMHTRGG, from the coding sequence ATGACTGACAGCATCGCTGCCCGTCCGCGAGATCTCTTCGACCGGCCGCTGGGTGACCTACGGGTGTCTGTGATCGACCAGTGCAATCTGCGCTGCCAGTACTGCATGCCCGAGGAGCACTACACCTGGCTTCCCAGACGCGATCTGCTCACCATCTCCGAAATCGGCCGTCTTGCGGATGTGTTCGTCTCATTGGGCGTCACCAAGCTGCGTCTGACCGGGGGCGAGCCCCTGATCCGGCCCGAACTCCCTGAAATCGTCCGGGACCTTGCATCCAGACGCGACCGAGGCCTGCGCGATCTGGCGATCACAACGAACGGGGTGCTCTTGGCCAAACGCGCCCGCGCGCTGAAAGAAGCGGGCCTGCGTCGCGTGACCGTAAGCCTGGACACCTTGCGTCCGGAGCGTTTCGAGGCCTTGAGCCGACGCTCGAGCCATGGAGCGGTACTGGCCGGAATCCGGGCGGTACCCGAAGCCGGATTCACGGGGACGAAGATAGACACGGTGGTCATGCGGGGGTTCAACGAAGACGAGCTTGCCGATCTGATCGAGTACGCGCGCTCCGTCCCCGCCGAGGTGCGGTTCATCGAGTACATGGATGTCGGTGGGGCTACCGGATGGAGTTCGTCGAAAGTCGTGTCGCGCCTGGAGATCCTCCAGCGGCTGACGCAACACTACGCGGGCCCGCCGATCCCGCTGGACGAAGGCGGTCCGGCGCCCGCCGATCGCTATGCCCTTCCGGACGGCACCGTCTTCGGCGTGATCTCCTCCACTACCCAGCCGTTCTGCCGTACGTGCAACCGCAGCCGGCTGACCGCCGACGGCATCCTGCTCACGTGCCTCTACTCCCTTGATGGTTTGAATCTGCGCGAGCCCCTGCGCGGGGGTGCGAGCAACGAAGAGCTGCGCGAGCTGGTGGCCGAGGTGTGGCGCGCGCGAGCGGACCGAGGTGCCGAGAACCGACTGGCCCAGCGCGAAAGGGGTGCGTTCATCTCCCTTGACAGCCTGCGGCGCGACCCGCATCTGGAGATGCACACGCGCGGCGGCTGA